AGTTGTAGGTCAGCGTCTGGACGTTGCGGCCGATGTCCGCCGCGGCCTTGTCCACGATGCCCGTCACCATGCCCGGCGCCGATTGCTGCGCCGCGACCGTGCTGTCCGGTGTCGTTACCGACACCATCTGGCCGGTGGCGTCGTAGCGGAAGACCTTGTAGTTGTTCAGCGTGACGGTGGCATCTTTCGACGTGTGGTCGGTCACGGTCTGCCATTCCTTGGCCACCCTTCCGCCTTGGTCATAGGTATGCCAGGTGATGCTGCCGTTCGCGTCGATGGTTCCGGTCACGTTGCCGTTGGCGTCGTACACGTTGATCGTCACACGGTCGTCGGCGCCGACTTTCAGCGTTGAGTTTCCGGCGTCATCAATGGTTTGGTATTGGCTGTAGGCGGTCTGCCGCACAACATTGCCGAGGGAATCGCGCGCGAAGTCCGTGATGATCCAGGATCGGCTGGAGTCATAGGCCGAAGCACTGCCATCGATCGTATTCAGAATCCGGGTCACACGTCCGAGCGCATCGTACAACGTACGAACCTTGTTGAGCAGTGGATCTTTAGTCGAGGTGAGGTTGCCGACGTTGTCGTAGGTATAGGTGGTGGTCAGCGTGCCACGCGTCGATGCCTGTGCGCTGGTGTTGTATGCCACGTTGAGGCGTTGCTCGGACAGCTTACGCTCGTCCAAGTCATACGCGTACCGAGTATCACGGTCATTGTCGGTCACTGCCGGCGAAGTCGGGCTGATCGTGTAATCCGACGTCGCTGCCAAACCCGGATCGCCGCTTCGCTGCGCGTATTCATAGGTCCGGCTCAGGTTGCCGAAGGCGTCGTACTCCGTGCGCGTCAGGTAGCCGCCGGTCTCGGTCGCGATCCTGGTTTCGTTGTCGCGCGCCAGCTTGTTGCTGGCCAGCGTGTCGGCAGCCACGAATTCGGCTGTTTTGAAACCGCGGCGGTCGTAGTACATGCGTGTGACCGCCGCTTCGCCCACCTGCGACTTGGCGTCGCGGTAGTCGCCGCCCGCGGCGTATTCCTTGCGCTCCACGGCGTCGCCGAAGGCGTTGTAGGCGAAGCTGGTCACCTTGCGCAGGCTGGCGTAGCCCATCGCGGGGTTGGCGCTGCCGGCAGCGGTGACGTCGGTGTAGTAGTAGCTCGCCGATTCCGCCACCTTGATGGCGCGTCCCAGGCCGTCGTGCAGCGTATCGACCACGCGGTCCAGCGCGCCCATGTGCAGTTCGATGGCGCTGCGCACGCTGGCCAGCGAGTAATCGCTCACGGCGCCGTACACCTGGGTATTGGCAGGCATGTTCTTCTTGGCGCGGATTTCCAGGTTGAAGCGGTCGTCGTTGCCTTGTACCGCGGTACGCGCCTGCAGGAAGTCCAGCACCGCCTGGGTGCGGGTCGGCGCCGCATCGGCTGCCGTTACCCAGGCATTCAGGTCGGCGCCCGGCGCGCGGCCGAGCGCGTTCTGGCTCAGCGCGGTGATGAAGGCCGCGGTGCTCATGTTGACCGGATACAGCGTCTTGCCTTCGGCGCTGTCGAACAACACGTGGGCGAGGCCAGCCTCGTTGCCGCCGCCGGCCAGGTAGGTCATGCCGTCCAACAGTTGCGTCGCGGTCGGTGCGTGGCCGAGGATCGCCGTGTACAGCAGGCTGACGCGGTAGCGCGGCGCGCTCAGCACCCACGGATGGAGGAAGTCGTCCATCTTGTTGGCGAACACGTCGCGGTCGCGCTGGGCCGGCACTTCGCTGATGATGCGCAGCATCAGCTTGCCGCGCGTCATGCCCTGCTCGCCGCCGATCTTCACCCAATAGTCGGTCTCGGCCTGCGTGGGCGCCCGTTCATAGGTGTCGTTGAAGAGGCGCGCCACGTAGGATGGCAGCTCCATACCGGGCAAGTTGTAGTACAGCGACTCTTTTTGTTCCAGTATCTTGTCGGCGAGCTCCGCCATGGTGTGGCCGCTCTTCAGGTAGGCCAGCCAGAAGTTCACGCCGCCGCCGTCGGGCGCGCGGTTGTAGAACGCCGCATAGATCTTGGCGATGTCTTCCCTGGCCGCCTTGTCGGGATCGACCGGGGCATTGATCGCCTCGGCATAGCGGGTCAATTTCTCGACCTCGCCGAAGGCGTTGTATTCGTAGGCGGTGACGTTGCCCAATTGGTCGATGTCGTAGGCGACCCGGCCGAGCGCGTCGTACACCTTGCGGCTGACGTTGCCGTACACGTCGGTGCCTTCGATGGCGTTGCCGAGCGCATCGTAGGTGACCGTCGTGGTCGGATCGACGGCCTTGGTGTAGCCGGCATTGCTCGCAGCGGACAAAGGATCAGCCGCGTAATCGTAGGCCGCGACCTGCGGCAGGATGGTCTTGACCTGGCGTCCGGCCAAGTCGTAGGCATAACGGGTCGTGCGCGTGCCCGCTCCACCCACGCCCTCGATACGCGAAGTCAGGTGGCCGAACGCATCGTAGGTCATGCGCGTTTCGATTTGCACGGATTTACCTACGCCTGAACCCTCCGATACCGTCACCGCCGGGGCGCGTTCCACCAGCAAGTGCCCGGCCACGTCGTACACATAGGTCCAGGTGGCGCCGTTTCTGTTGGTATACGCGGTCTTGCGGCCCAGCGCATCGTAGGTGTACAGGTCCGATTTCCCCATCGGATCGATGCTGGCGACGAGGTTGCCCTGGTTGTCGTACTGGTACTGGGTACGGCGGTTCTGGACATCGTTCTGGTTGACCTTGCTCAGCACGCTCGCCACCGACTGGTCGTCGCCGATCACGGTCTGGGTCGTGTAGCGGATGCTGTCCGATACCAGGCCCAGCGCGTTGTAGCGCGTCTCGGTGACGTAGCCTTCCGGATCGATGCTCAAGCGCGCGATGCCGTCGGCGCCGTACACGGTGCGATGGACCCTGAATTCGGCCTGGGTGGCGGCGCCGCTGTTCTCGATTTCGCGCACCAGGTGGCCGGCGCCGTCATAGGTATACGCCGTCGACACGCCGACCGCGTCGGTCTTGACCGACACCCGGTTGGCGGCATCGTACTGGTAGCGGGTAACGCGGTCGCCGTCGAGGTTGGACAGCAAGGCGCCGGTGCGCGTTTCCAGCGCCTTGAGCACCGCTTCCTGCGTCGGCGTGCCGGCCAGGCGGATCGGGTTGGCGTAGGCGGTTTCGGCGCGCACGTTGCCGGCACCGTCGTATTCGCGGCGCACCACGCTGCCCAGCGCATCGATGGTAAAGCCGAGGCGGTTGGCCTTGTCGTACACGTAGCGCGTGGTGCTGTCGCGGGTGGCGTCGGCGGCGCCGGCCAGCCAGGTCTTCACCTGCGCGTCCGTCAAACTGCCGTCCGCCGTGCCGGCCAGGAAGTTGGCGTAGGCCGTGCGGCCGGTCACGTTGCCGTCTGCGTCGAATTCCTGGCGCGTGACCGACCACTGCAAGCCGTCGGCATTGCCGCGCTGCGCCACCGCCGAGACGACCATGCGGCCGGCGCCGTCGTAGCTCATGCGCGCGTGCGCATCGGCGGCGGGGTTGGCCGATACGCTCGCCAGCCACTGGGCCAGCTGGGCCTGGGTCGGGTCCAGGACGACGGTGTTGTCCGACAATAGCGTCGCGTAATCGACGCGCTCGGTCATGCGGCCGGCGCCGTCGTAGGCCATCTTGCTTACCGACCAGTACGCCGCGGCGTTGTCGAAATTCTGTACCGTTGCGCTGCCGACCAGGCGGCCGGCGGCGTCGTACAACATGTGCTTGGCGCTGACCGGGCCGGTCGCATCCGACGAGGTCCTGGCGGACACTACGTTGCCGTTGCCGTCGTAACGGTACTTGGTGACGCCGCCCGCCGCGTTGGTCTGCTGTAGCACCTGGCCACGCACGTCGTACACGCTCGACACCGAGATGCTTCCGGCGACATTGGCGGGCGCCCAGGCGCTCACCGCCGCATCGGTCAATGCCACGTTCGACGGCAGGAAGACGGCATACTGGGTGGTTTGCGCGACGCGGCCGTTGTTGTCGTAGCGCTGCTGCGTGACGCTGCGGTCGCCCTCGACGGTGAAATGAAGGCGCCCGTCCTTGTCGTAGAGGTAGGTGGTGACGTTGTCGCGGTTCGCATCTGGCTCTAGATATCCCCGAACGGTGGCGAGATCCAGGCGCTTGCCGGCGTTATCGAAATTTTTCTTGAAATTTGCCATCAATGGACGCGCGTAACGCGTCACCGAGGCAATGCGGTCGCTGCCGGCCTCGTAGGCATACACAGTAACGTCGCCGGCGCCATCGATCTCCCCGACCTTGCGACCATCCTGGTCGTAGATGTAATGCGTGATGTTGCCGTTGGCATCGGTGCTGCGGAACGGCGCCGTGCCAAGGCTATCGTAATCGTAGGTGGTCTTGAGCTTCAGGCCGTCCGGGTCGGCGATGGTGGCCGTGCGGCGGCCGGCCAGGTCGTACTGGTATTCCACCACGCGCCCGGCCGGATCGGTGGTGCGCACCGTGCGGCCCAGCTTGTCATAGGCGAAGCTGGTGGTCAAGGCCAAGCCGCCCTGCTCCGCGCTCTGCACCGCCGTCTGCACGCGCCCCAGGGAATCGTAGGTGGTGGCCGTGATGGCGCCGGTCGGGTCGGTGACGGTCAGGGTACGGCCCTGCGCATCGTAGGTATAGCTGGTGACGAGATTCAACCCGCCCACGTCGACGGTGCGGCGCAGCACGCGGTCGACGCTGTCGTACTCGAACCGCGTGACGCTGCCGTTTCCATCGGTCGTGGTCACCATGTTGCCAGCGCGGTCATAATCGTGCGCCTCGCTAGTGCCCAGCTTATCGCTGACCGACTTGAGGTTGCCGTCCTGGTCGTAAGTATAGGTAGTCTTGTCGCCGTTGGCGTCGATCAGCTCGGCGACGTCGCCGAAGGCGTTGCGCACCACCGAGTGCACCACGCCTTCCGCGGTGGTCATCGTCATCTTGCGCGCGGCGGTGTCGTAGCTGTAGGTCGTCACGCCGCCGGACGTGTCGATTTCCTTGACCACGCGGTCGAAGGCGTCGTAGACGGTCGACTTGCCCGTGCCCGTTGCACTGACCACGGACACCAGGCGCCCGAGTTTGTCGTAGGCATAGGTATCGCCGCTACCGGTATTATCGTTCTTGCTGTAGATGACGCGGCCGAAGGCGTCGCGCGTGATGACCGACCTGGTCAGCACGGCGCCGGTCTGCGCGTTGGCCAGGTCTTCCTGCGCCAGCAGTTCGCCGCGTGCGGTATAGGTGTAGCGGGTTTGCGCGGTGCGGCCGTCGCCGATGTCGGCCCGGTCCAGCACCACCTCGTTAAAAGTGTCGTAGGTGAACACATGCGTACCGGTTTCGTCGGTGCGCGAGGTCATCCTGCCGGTGGCATCGTAGGCATAGGTGGCGACATAGTCGCGCGCCGTGCTGCGCAGCGTCGCCAGGCGCGCCTCGATCGCGCCGAACTCGCCGCCGGTCATCTTCCCGAGCTCTGCGCCATCGATGCGCTGGGCGTAGCGGACCAGGCTGGTGACCTGGTTGATGGCGTTGTAGGTGCGCTGCTCGACCTCGCCGGCTGCGTTGACGGTGGCCGCCAGGCGGCCGTCCTGGTCGTAGTAGTAGCGGGTCACGTGGCCATTCGCATCCGTCATCGTGGTGCGGTGGTTGGCCTTGTCGTAGGTGTAGGTGGCGGCATACGAGGTCCACACGGCTTCCTGCTGGGCGGAGGTGCCCGCCAATGCCAGCTGGGCAGCACCGACGCCGCTCAGCTCGGCCGTCACGCGGCCGAGCGCGTCGTAGCGTACCAGGCCGCCGCGCGCGCCGGCGGTCCCGGCGGCGGCGGTGGTCGAGGTGCGGTTGCCGACGGCATCGTATTCGTAGCGCGTTACCGAACCGTCCACGCCGGTAACGCTGCTCACGTGGTCGAGGGTATCGTAGGTGTAGGTGATGGACTGGGTGTCGTTGCCTACCTGCGGGAGCACTTGCACCAACGTCTGGCCGGATTTGTATGCGATCGGGTTAGCATAGCGCACACTGCGGCCGAGATTGCCTGCCGCATCGTAGTCATGCACGGTCACGTAGCCTTGTCCGTCAATCTCGGCAACTAATTGACCCTTGGCATCATACAGATTGTATTCGTGGATATCGTTGGCATGGCTGGGACTGCCAGAGCTTGGGCGAAACTCTCCTACTCCCCATGTAGCGTAGATATTAGGCTTTACTTCGGCCCCTGCATAGCGCACCGTTTCCACCAATTGTTCGGCAGCATTATAAACATATTCGGTAAGGTAACCCGCCGCATCCACTTCACCAGCCAGTTTGCCGTCGGTCTTGTAGAGATAGCGATGGATGCGGTCGCTGTCGTTGGCTACCACTGGCACGCCGGTTGGGCTTCCCGAAGAGATATTCGCCACATTGAAGCGCTGGATCTGTGCGAGGACACGACCGGCCTTATCATAAACGGTCGAGGTCACGTTGCCGGCGCCGTCAACGGTATCCGTCAGACGACCCGCGGCATCGTAGAATCGCCATTCGTGCACGTCTGCACTACCTGGCTTAAGGTCGAGCTGCGCCGGGCGGGACGTCGCCAGGCTGGGCGTCCTAAGGCTCGTACTTAAGCGCTCGGCATGCTGGATCACCTCGCTTACCAGGCCCTTAGCATTATATTTGTATTCGACGACGCTGCCATCGCTGTCGATATCCAGGGACTTGCGGTTGAGGCTATCGTACAGAGTGAAATTGCGGTTGCCGTTAGCATCCTGCACCATGGCCAGGCGGCCTTCGGCATCATAGCCGTAGTACACCTCGCTTAAAACGGCGGAGCCACTTTTCTCGACGACGGCGAGGGTGCGGCCGGCGGTATCGAACGTGGTTTCGCTGACGCGGCCGTTGGGATATGTCGTCCGGCTCAGGGTCGACAGTGTGCTGACACCATTCACGATGCGCTGTACCGGTATATCCTCGCGCGTCGTGACGACGCTGTTCGCGCCGGGGTCAACTGTCGTCAGTAAGCGGCCCATGCCGTCGTAAACATAGGACGTGACATGGCCCTTGCCATCGATTTTTGACAGCAACTGGCCAGCTTGGTCGTAGGTGAAGCGGGCAACCGACTCCGTCCCGTTACGGATACCAGTGCCATCGCTGGCCAGGTCAGTGTAGGTGGTTGCCGTAGCCAGGCGGCCACGAATGTCATAGCCGTAATCGGTTCGTAACGCCCGCGTTTTATCTATTCCAGCGACCCAGTTAACCAGCTGCGACTCGTTCGGGTTGACGACGGCTGACGAATAGAAATCTTTTGCATACGCGATCGTAGCTGAACGCTGACCACGCTGGTCGTAGCGGTATTCCTGGACGTTCCTGTCACCATCAATCACGAAGCGCAGATGTTCACGTGCGTCATAAATGTAATAACTCGTGGCGTCGTTATTGAGCATTTCGTCTAGCAACAAATTATTGTCGCTGTAGGTACGAACGAACACCCGTCCCGTACTATCGCTTTCATTGGTCGCGTTGCCTCTGGCATCGTAGCGCCTGGTGATCGTATTACCATTCGGCTCGACCATCTTGGTCACATTGCCTTGAGCATCGTATTCGAAATACGTGTGCAGGCTGGCGGCATTGGTACCGGCCATTTCCATATGCAGGATCTGGCCATTGCCATTGAAGTCGTAGCGGGTGATGGTGCCGTCCTTGTCCGTCACCGTGGTCTGGGTGCCGGCATAGGTAAAGGTCTCGCTCTCGTACTTGCCGTCGCTCACCGTGGCGACACGGTCGCCCTGGTAGGTGAAGGTCAGCTTGCTGCCGTCGGTCTGCTCGATGGTCGCAATACGGTTGCTGGCGCCATCGTAGGTGTATTTGGTGGTGAAACTGCTGTTGGCCGACAGCGCGGTGGTGACTTGCGCAAGGCGATTCTGTGAATCGTAGGTGTAGCTGACCCGGCTCGACACCTTGAGCGGGCCGTCGGCGGTATCGCGATAACGGACTTCGGCAGACATCAGGTTTTTGCCGCTGGCACCCGCATAGGTGAAGAACGTGCCGGCGCCGGTGGCATCGGTCACCGACGCCAGCAAGCCATTGGCCTGGTAGTTGAAGGTCAGGCGGTTGCCGTCCAGGTCGAGCATCGATGCCAGCCGGCCGCCATTCGCGCCATCGTAGGTTTCCGACAGATCCGTGCTGCCGGACTGCCAAGTCCAGACCTTGGTGGCGGCGTCGTAGCTCAACGTATCGAAGGCATTGCCGCCGTCGGTCGAGACATACATGCTGCGCGAACTATCGTAGGTGAACTTGTAGCGCGTGCCATCGCCGTCGACCCGCTCGACGGTGCTGCCGGCGGCGTTGGCCGTGCCGGTCAACCCCGTCACCTGGCGGGACAACCCCAGCTTCCAGTTGTCGCCATTGTCGTCGTCCAGCTTGCCCTGCGAGTTGTAGGTGCGCCCCACCGCGATGTCGATGCCGACCGACGCCAGGAAATCGTCCTGGTGCTGGATCACCAGGTTGCCGGTACTGGCGTTCACGTACACGGACTCGCCGTTCTGCCCCTGCAGCGCGTTGCCGGCCAAGCCGCGCTGTCCCAACAATGCCGCAGAGCTGTTCAACAAGCCCAGACCGTTACCGCCGACGATTGCCACCATTTTGTAGTCTCCCAAGCCAACTGACGATTCATGCGGTGCCCGAAGGGGCAATACCGCTCACTTGGCAAGGTATCCGGTGGTTTTTGAAATTGTTTATGGCGTTTCGGTCATTTTGATAAAAAATTTTAACGACGATCTTCGCTTTGTATTATCAAGATTACATTTTTCAAGAATGGCTCATTTACCCGATCGATGCAGCTCGGCCGATCCGGTCGACGCCTGCGTGGAACCGACTCCCGCGGGCGCCGCCGCCGGCACCGCCGGCACGGCGATCTCGAGCGCGATCCTGGCGACGTTCAAGCCGCCGTCCGGTGCCGGCTGGCGTTTCAATTCGTCCAGCGCGCACAGGATGGAAACGGTGTCGCCGGCCACGAGCAGCGGCGCAGCACCGGGTTCGCACCTGGCGCGCACCTCGATGCGCTGGACCTTGCCGTCCGCGCTACGCACGTCCACAGCCTGGACGACGGCCTCGTCCGTCCCCGCGACATGGACGGCCTCGACGGTGCCGGAAACGCGCTGCAAGGGCATCTTCTCCTGGGCGACGTTGCCCCACCATTCCAGCGAACCGAACAAGCCGTATCTTCCGCTCAGGCCGGTTGCGGGCTTCGAGGGATCTACCGTATCCCGCCGCGTCTCGCAGACATGGTCGAGATGATTGCGCAGCTCGTCGCGCAGCTTGAACACGATTTTCATTGAGGCTCCAATCAGTGGCATTGGCAAAACGGGGGCATCCCCTTGCCAAGGTATCGTCGCATTCCTGATTTTGTTTATAGGAAACTGACTCTTCTACAAAATATTTCAGGGCCTTACAGCGCCACCGTGCCGTACGCCTTCAAATTGACCGTATTCGGAATCTCGTTCATCGACAGGAAGCGCGTGTGCGGCATCACCCGCTCCGCCAGCGCGCGCAGGTGGCGGCGCAGGTCGGGCGCGCACAGCAGCACCGGCAGCATGTTCGCCTTCATCATGCGGTCGGACTGCGTGGCCAGCCGGTTCAGCAGGGTGTCGGCCAGCTTCGGTTCCAGCACCAGCGTGCTGGCCAGGTCGACGTTGCGGATCGACTCGATCAGCGATTGCTCCAGCGCCGGGTCGAGCGTCATCACGGTCAGGGTCTTGCTGTCGCCCAGCAGCGCCTGGCAGATGGCGCCGCCCAGGCGCTGGCGCACCACCTCGGTCAGGTAGCCGGTGTCCTTGCTGGCGCGGCCGGCGTCGACCAGGGTCTCGACGATCAGTTCCAGGTGGCGGATCGATACCTTTTCCTTCAACAGGTTCTGCAGCACCTTCTGCACGTCGCCGACGCTCAGCACCGTCGGCACCAGTTCCTCCACCAGGCCGGGCTGGTCTTCGCGCACGCGCGCCAGCAGCTTGTCGGTCTCGGTGCGCGTGAGCAGCGTGGCCGACTGCTGCTTCAGCACCTCGCTCAGGTGGGTGATGAACACCGTCGGCGCATCCACCAGCGTGTAGCGCGCGGCGCGCGCCACCTCGCGCTCGGTGTCTTCGATCCACAGCGC
The genomic region above belongs to Massilia forsythiae and contains:
- a CDS encoding LysM peptidoglycan-binding domain-containing protein — protein: MVAIVGGNGLGLLNSSAALLGQRGLAGNALQGQNGESVYVNASTGNLVIQHQDDFLASVGIDIAVGRTYNSQGKLDDDNGDNWKLGLSRQVTGLTGTANAAGSTVERVDGDGTRYKFTYDSSRSMYVSTDGGNAFDTLSYDAATKVWTWQSGSTDLSETYDGANGGRLASMLDLDGNRLTFNYQANGLLASVTDATGAGTFFTYAGASGKNLMSAEVRYRDTADGPLKVSSRVSYTYDSQNRLAQVTTALSANSSFTTKYTYDGASNRIATIEQTDGSKLTFTYQGDRVATVSDGKYESETFTYAGTQTTVTDKDGTITRYDFNGNGQILHMEMAGTNAASLHTYFEYDAQGNVTKMVEPNGNTITRRYDARGNATNESDSTGRVFVRTYSDNNLLLDEMLNNDATSYYIYDAREHLRFVIDGDRNVQEYRYDQRGQRSATIAYAKDFYSSAVVNPNESQLVNWVAGIDKTRALRTDYGYDIRGRLATATTYTDLASDGTGIRNGTESVARFTYDQAGQLLSKIDGKGHVTSYVYDGMGRLLTTVDPGANSVVTTREDIPVQRIVNGVSTLSTLSRTTYPNGRVSETTFDTAGRTLAVVEKSGSAVLSEVYYGYDAEGRLAMVQDANGNRNFTLYDSLNRKSLDIDSDGSVVEYKYNAKGLVSEVIQHAERLSTSLRTPSLATSRPAQLDLKPGSADVHEWRFYDAAGRLTDTVDGAGNVTSTVYDKAGRVLAQIQRFNVANISSGSPTGVPVVANDSDRIHRYLYKTDGKLAGEVDAAGYLTEYVYNAAEQLVETVRYAGAEVKPNIYATWGVGEFRPSSGSPSHANDIHEYNLYDAKGQLVAEIDGQGYVTVHDYDAAGNLGRSVRYANPIAYKSGQTLVQVLPQVGNDTQSITYTYDTLDHVSSVTGVDGSVTRYEYDAVGNRTSTTAAAGTAGARGGLVRYDALGRVTAELSGVGAAQLALAGTSAQQEAVWTSYAATYTYDKANHRTTMTDANGHVTRYYYDQDGRLAATVNAAGEVEQRTYNAINQVTSLVRYAQRIDGAELGKMTGGEFGAIEARLATLRSTARDYVATYAYDATGRMTSRTDETGTHVFTYDTFNEVVLDRADIGDGRTAQTRYTYTARGELLAQEDLANAQTGAVLTRSVITRDAFGRVIYSKNDNTGSGDTYAYDKLGRLVSVVSATGTGKSTVYDAFDRVVKEIDTSGGVTTYSYDTAARKMTMTTAEGVVHSVVRNAFGDVAELIDANGDKTTYTYDQDGNLKSVSDKLGTSEAHDYDRAGNMVTTTDGNGSVTRFEYDSVDRVLRRTVDVGGLNLVTSYTYDAQGRTLTVTDPTGAITATTYDSLGRVQTAVQSAEQGGLALTTSFAYDKLGRTVRTTDPAGRVVEYQYDLAGRRTATIADPDGLKLKTTYDYDSLGTAPFRSTDANGNITHYIYDQDGRKVGEIDGAGDVTVYAYEAGSDRIASVTRYARPLMANFKKNFDNAGKRLDLATVRGYLEPDANRDNVTTYLYDKDGRLHFTVEGDRSVTQQRYDNNGRVAQTTQYAVFLPSNVALTDAAVSAWAPANVAGSISVSSVYDVRGQVLQQTNAAGGVTKYRYDGNGNVVSARTSSDATGPVSAKHMLYDAAGRLVGSATVQNFDNAAAYWSVSKMAYDGAGRMTERVDYATLLSDNTVVLDPTQAQLAQWLASVSANPAADAHARMSYDGAGRMVVSAVAQRGNADGLQWSVTRQEFDADGNVTGRTAYANFLAGTADGSLTDAQVKTWLAGAADATRDSTTRYVYDKANRLGFTIDALGSVVRREYDGAGNVRAETAYANPIRLAGTPTQEAVLKALETRTGALLSNLDGDRVTRYQYDAANRVSVKTDAVGVSTAYTYDGAGHLVREIENSGAATQAEFRVHRTVYGADGIARLSIDPEGYVTETRYNALGLVSDSIRYTTQTVIGDDQSVASVLSKVNQNDVQNRRTQYQYDNQGNLVASIDPMGKSDLYTYDALGRKTAYTNRNGATWTYVYDVAGHLLVERAPAVTVSEGSGVGKSVQIETRMTYDAFGHLTSRIEGVGGAGTRTTRYAYDLAGRQVKTILPQVAAYDYAADPLSAASNAGYTKAVDPTTTVTYDALGNAIEGTDVYGNVSRKVYDALGRVAYDIDQLGNVTAYEYNAFGEVEKLTRYAEAINAPVDPDKAAREDIAKIYAAFYNRAPDGGGVNFWLAYLKSGHTMAELADKILEQKESLYYNLPGMELPSYVARLFNDTYERAPTQAETDYWVKIGGEQGMTRGKLMLRIISEVPAQRDRDVFANKMDDFLHPWVLSAPRYRVSLLYTAILGHAPTATQLLDGMTYLAGGGNEAGLAHVLFDSAEGKTLYPVNMSTAAFITALSQNALGRAPGADLNAWVTAADAAPTRTQAVLDFLQARTAVQGNDDRFNLEIRAKKNMPANTQVYGAVSDYSLASVRSAIELHMGALDRVVDTLHDGLGRAIKVAESASYYYTDVTAAGSANPAMGYASLRKVTSFAYNAFGDAVERKEYAAGGDYRDAKSQVGEAAVTRMYYDRRGFKTAEFVAADTLASNKLARDNETRIATETGGYLTRTEYDAFGNLSRTYEYAQRSGDPGLAATSDYTISPTSPAVTDNDRDTRYAYDLDERKLSEQRLNVAYNTSAQASTRGTLTTTYTYDNVGNLTSTKDPLLNKVRTLYDALGRVTRILNTIDGSASAYDSSRSWIITDFARDSLGNVVRQTAYSQYQTIDDAGNSTLKVGADDRVTINVYDANGNVTGTIDANGSITWHTYDQGGRVAKEWQTVTDHTSKDATVTLNNYKVFRYDATGQMVSVTTPDSTVAAQQSAPGMVTGIVDKAAADIGRNVQTLTYNSFGEVTSRAMNGNVYEFAEYDNAGHAWHTNVGDGVTKVTYYDIHGNLTQQVTGTNRAGDSLNDLRLYTSAKDVRDAISATYLEVKGFDTVENRYDLMGRMLLHKDAQRVDGTVKLADGQPASAALRTPTTHTKYDRWGNVLEVTDPRNVNWRMEYGYNALNEQTTKRLVSFEQGETELSSQYNYYDRLGRSLGSRDSNGNLTSITYANDGSSTTTFADGTTEVSSLNLFGERISLKARDGMLTSYAYDHMGQMISMVRKTTDLYYAGDFYGTHEMEALIVSGSWDIREEYAYDEMGRRYRTTSYAQQGTTRRPEITNITRYDLAGNVIAQIDNAGNRTRWVYDAYGHKTAEMDGAGKTMSWQSDAFGHVMSHVDQGGATVQYQYDGQGHLIYQESTARQNTGAQKIFYTYDYGLLARIDDQGVGLVTVYKYDLAGNHVLEQTISTAGQVLTAQNNRITYDAYGRMSQVEDDFFKVNMEYDSNGNRTRVTTHYVNSNKQAVDTDVWNTYDSMNREVIANGIKANGSISMGSKGHSLTYDSLGRRATDTYYYKNAQNNTVPTTERFAYDTLGRLATVTRDGVVIEERFYDEFGRVVKSGPKRNESESRMKELGVPTNYKTYHYNAAGKVDRIKLFNLKADKLDDIYYRPIQSHPNAGYDGAGNLIQYVQVPADSLGNASRHSEYTTTYTYFDSAKEVQVVGKIDKVTQTTITTLDANGSVIGVIDNSATNKNRTFINDAAGRVLLTNQGGKTERTLIVNGEVLGSNSDQADPSNFANGYQSALSGANLASPTIHYVQQGDTLKSIAKAVWGDANLWYLIANANNLDVDSVLTEGQTLKLPPRANVVHNDAGTFTPYNAQQAIGDTSPTLPLPPAQSSKSGGSCAKKLIVAAVSIAVVWATSGLGSFVAGALGSVAGQVTGIALGVRDSFSWGEVFTSAVGNAVTGGLGKASSPLDAAKNAAISNAVSQGVGVVVGVQDRFDWKGVVASAISAGVSSNVASSRMLSGINEIARSTIAQTAGQTVATVATGGKLELKSIVADAFGNALGTALGKSISTTIEESRANSRLIDTLNRSGTPYVLNENGRAIADPRYRASFNFVQGAVQGGATLEQIQQATVALADPISRLDAAPGDFSESEIGSRVAHAFRNDSSPIASHGLDQLSNDSIEQRSEGYSETINGEYIGPSGQSIISETVLGASQLLSEFADFYSEHQLVATATYAGIKAVIGGGPVKTVAMEVARVSLESAVGDVTGAISTFAQIQARDYVTDLAERKKWNFSFSVHGYEVEIGPNEIGRFAGNVVGSVVDTVLNKGVDALVNRGITVNNIIERQQVGPHTVGSYSDVQGHHPHQQASRSNNENYNPRNAVAVADDGTYNHDAISAEQRRLNAEYARTQKVYTLEAEEKIQVEAMIKGGIKRADAEEMLRISREELQRQDALNPTRTPGTRRGK